GACTTGCTTATGTGGCATAGTTGCATGGCTTAAAAAAATAAATAGTGGGCTGTAattatttaggaatagaagatacAGTTCGCTGGAGTTTCTCTTAGACTACCCACAATAAAAATAACATAGATGGAAACATCACACATATTTAGAAAAAATAGATGATATGGCAaataattaatgaagaaagagaggcatgtagtaacatagctagttactaatactatgagtaacatcacacataccaaggcAAGATGAgtttataacctaataaatgacatcacacatatgttacttctcattgtagaagtagtaacataaactagtaacatgcatatgtttaCTGTGGCTAGTCTTATAGCGCACGGGTTTGGGGATCCGACGTGGCCAGTGGCGGAGCTGGGGCCTGATTCTTGGACGAGCAATGGGCTTGGGGGCAGCTAAAAATGTGAGTTCTGGGCCAGTTTTACCAGAAGATTTTGCGTGGGCTGGGGAGGAGTGGCCCAGCTGAAGCTCCGCCACTGGACGTGGCACGTATCCTGCGTCAAGATTCGTGCAGACGAATCCGACTGAAGATGGTGGATCGCTGCGAAATCTCTCCTGGGTGACGATCGTCAGTTAATAGTACTTCCCCAAAATCTCACCGAACGGAACCCGTTCCCTCACCTCGACCTAAACCGTCATCGGCCCGGCACGCTCCGACACGCGCCCAGCCGCCACGCCCTGCCCTCTCTGCTCCTCGACGCAGCCGCCACACTCCCCTGCCCTCTCGTCGTCTGTCCCTCGAGAATCTGCGGCTGGCACCACCGGGCAAGCGGTAGTAGGCTAGTGGGGAAGCGGGGGCGGCGGATCCgggaagagcggcggcggcggatcgggaaGAGAAGTATCAGCCATCAGCAAGACCTCCTCCCTCCAAGGTATATATGCGCATGCCCATTACCCAATAAACTGCCAGAATTTTTGACGAGTCTGTGATATTCAATCATATTTGTTGGCTGGATATGTTGCTATAAGCCCCTGTGCGAATCGATGTTGAAGATTTTTGTGGCATGTGTGTCAGTGTGTGGTATTCAAGTCATATTTTTGCAATCCATGTTGGCATATGCTTTGCTGCTGTCTGAAATTGTGTCGATGGATTTTGTTGCATGTGTATGACATTCAAATCATGAACACAACAGTGATAGCTAGTCTTCATGAATACAACAGTGATATATTCAAAtcatgaatgaatacaacaatttgTCTTGTTCAAATTTGTATGCAACAGTGGTAGCTAGTTTTTTTAATTATAAaccatcacccagaaggaaggCCAAGGCTGCAAGCGTGATGAACAAGCGACCCCGCGAGGACGAGCCTTCCTCCTCCCTTGCGTCCGCCCAAAAGCGCCAGTTCGGTGCAGGTATCTATTCCCCGCCTTCGTCACTAGACCCCATCTAGTTGCTGCTAACTCCCAATACCGTGCGAAGGGTAGCTAACTAAGGTTTGGTCTTTGTGTAGGTGGCGGCTATGGGGAGCAAGGGTACTCGGAGGAGCGGATCAGTGCGCAGCGGGTGGCGGACCACTACAGTGCCCGGTCGAATCAGACGCTCGAGGAGCGTGAGAACAGCCCCATCATCCACCTCAAGAAGCTCAACAACTGGGTAACTACTTTGCTGTGCTACGCATCCATTCATCCCCTAAAACCCTTGAGAAAATGTCACCTGTACGATGTTGGGTGAAACCAGTAAGAAGCCACGCTAATCTTCCAATCTCACCTTTGGCAGATAAAGAGCGTCCTGGTTCAACTGTATGCACGTCCAGGAGACTGCGTTCTAGATCTTGCTTGTGGCAAGGTAAGCAGTGCTTTGCGAGTGTTAATTAAGATAAGAAGAGTTTTTTGTAGTTCCGAGGTAGTCCTGACATATATTGATTCTTCACGAGTGTTAATGCAGGGAGGTGATTTGATAAAGTGGGATAAGGCCAAGGTTGGCTATTATGTAGGGGTTGATATTGCAGAAGGCTCGGTTAGTTTTCCATCACATGATAAATCTATATTATATGCATATACAAATATATATAACTTAATGCAATTTGTTCTTCGTGAGTTAGGTATTTCCATCTCTGTAATGCTTTGGCATTTATGCCTATCAGTTGCTTTTCTGTATAGGGTAGATTTGTACATTGCAACCGTTTCGCAGATATTATTTTGTAACCTGTACTGTAATCGTTTTAGCATTTAAACTTATCTCAAGGTAGTGGTAAGCTATATATTCAATCTTTATTTCACTTGTTTTTATCAGTATCCTTGGTAAAACCTTCAGACTTATCAGCGGTCCTAGACCATAGAACTTGTGTATTCGCTTTTGATTTCCTCACTACCTCTTGTAGCTCTCAACTACGCAGCAAAGGTCACTTTAAGTTATAATCTCCTTTGATGTGTTGGAGCTTTACACTTGCAGATAAAAGATTGCATGACCCGTTATAATGGTGACTCGGATCAACAACGAAGGAAGAAGTTCAGTTTTCCTGCACGGCTTATTTGTGCTGACTGTTACGAGGTAAAAGTATTAATAAATAATAGTACAATTTACCATAAGAACCAAACCTAAAGTGGTGGTGTGCTCTGTGTGTGCAAGCAGACATAGTGCCACAGCTTGTTTCAAGCATTGAACATCTTTCTGTAGTTGAAACCAAATTATACGCAAGAAATGGATCTTTCAATAAAACTCATGCCAACGTATACACACATTTGTCATTAGCTAGTAGGTGATTCTGCTTATACTTTCACATCACCAGGAAGAATATACTTTACCTTACCCCATATGTCTATCAGTCTATTATTTGTGGTGCTCATCAAGAATTATAAAGTGcatcaaatgcttccgctttcatgTTTTTGCAGACTCGTCTGGATGAGTATCTATGTGAGGATGCTCCATTTGACATATGCAGCTGCCAGGTGAGTGACCTAGCTTTATATTTTGCTCAATTTTCATAGTTTGTTGTTATTATTTGGTCAGTTCAATCATCTATTATTTCCCACTTGTCAAAGCAACTTTGAATTTTAGAAACCTTTTGTGAAtatatatctactgttaaatatcACAATCATTATTGACAACTATCATTCAAACAAATTTTTCCTGAAAGATGTTGAAACTTAAGTATCATTGCTATGTCCAGCAAATAAAATTAAGTACAATGATCTTTAATCTACTCTTAATATGTAATGCACCGTCAGGAGATTTAGAATGTCTGGATGATAAATGTGTATGATTATGAGGTTTATACTTCCTATTCTGATGTTTTTTTCTATGTATTTCAGTTTGCAATGCACTACTCATGGTCAACTGAAGCACGTGCAAGACAAGCCCTCGCAAATATATCTGCATTGCTTCGTCCTGGAGGCACATTCATTGGAACGATGCCTGATGCTAATGTCATTATTAAAAGGCTAAGAGAATGTATGTCACTATCTTGAACTGTAATTTGCTTGATCTCGTCAAAGACTGTACTTGTCACAAGATGTGTGATACAAATTTATATCCTCAGCTGAAGGGATGGAGTTCGGGAACAGTGTTTACTGTATTACCTTTGGTGAAGAGTACACAGAAAAGGTAATTGTGTTTGTTTATAATTACTTCTTATatgttactccctccatcccataatgcaAGACGTGTTTTGGCCCTACACtagtgccaaaaaacgtcttacattatgggacggagggagtagttttcatTACTGACTGATCATTTTGTTGTTCTCACAATGGTGTAGAAATTCCCGGCATCCAGGCCTTTTGGTATCAAGTACAAGTTTCATTTAGAGGTGACAACACGATTAACTTTCTAATAACTTGAGCCTTGTATCGGTGGCCTCTTTTAGTTTTTCAAGATGAATACTGATGTTCATATTCGAGTGTTTACCCAAATTGTATAACAGAGTAAAAAATGGATTTATTTGGGTATTTTTTTGATTAAGTTGCCCTCTTGTGAATTTGTATGCACACTACCCTTTCTAATGCGTATCTAAATATCTATTATGTGCCCTTATTCAACTTCAGTTGCTGCAGCTCTGAAAGTAACTCTAGTGATTTACATAGTACTATCTGTTTATCACAAACTCTGCACTCCTGTAGGCTACATGTTGTTTGCTGCAGTCTTCAGTTCTTCCATATTCTAGACATTCTTTGTGAATAGTATGTAGCTGACGTCCTTCATATTGCCCTTATCTTACATATACatgtatttttatttatttttgacaaTTTACATATACATGTCTTGTTACAACTTGTTTGGGTGTTTATTGCCCTATGCTGTACCTAGCTTCCTGCTTTTCACTCGTTATCTTTATTTAATTTTTTCATTCATAAATTTACAGAAACTTATTCAGTAACAAATTCTTTGGCAACGTGCAGGACGCAGTTGATTGCCCAGAGTGGGTTGTTCCATTCCATCTCTTCAAACTACTGGCAGAGGAGGTACACAAATCTATTGCTCAGTATGCTATGGCGACGTGTGCCTCTGTTTCCTTATTTCGAACTAGTTCATTTCAATATTTTCTCGAAAATTTTGCTGCCCTATCTTTTgttatcatttattttcttttacaAATTTGCTCTCAGACAGATGCTAAGGCTATGACCAAAAAATCGTGCATCTTTTGCAGTTTGATTTAGAGCTGGTTCTAATGAAGAACTTCCATGAATTTGTACACGAGTATGTGCAAAGGCCAGAGTTTGCTGATCTCATGCGAAGGCTGGGGCCTCTCGGTGATGGACGATCGGGCCAAAGTAACTAGACTACCTACTGAATTCGCTGCTGTCTATAAATATCATTTCATTACCTTGACGTAATTGAGTTATGTAGGCACGCTGTCACAAGATGAGTGGGAGGCATCCTATCTCTACCTCGCATTTGTTTTGCGGAAGGTATTTCTCGTGCTGTTAACAACTGAACCACATGCGGTCGTCCTATGTTTGCTGACATGCTCTGTTTATGCAGCGAGGCCCTCCACCGTCCCAGCGGAGAGCTAACAATCCTAACAGAGGGAAGACGTTCCTTGCCGAGGAGGACATCGAGTTTCTTAGCATATGAAGCAGGCTTTGCCGTCCTGGGGCTTACTAACAACTTACCGATTATATGCTTCACATTGTGGTGATGAAAGTTGTATCTTTAGTGGCTCACCTGTGGTCTCCCCAAGGCGTATCGGATATATATAACTTCATAAGTTTAATGTATGAACGGCACGAACTAGTTACTCATGTAATTTTGCAGAGATGAATACATATTTAGGTGTCATATATAGTTGATGCGATAGCTCTCAAGTTCTATGTGGAACATCGAAATATTTGTTCAGACATTTTTCTTGTAAAGTAGTACTTGCACTATGCACACCTCCAATCCCTGAGAAGGTTGGGCTTGAGTGTCTTATTCCACCGCCTCTCTCTTCAATTGAACATCAAACACTTTGACACTTCAGTTGTACAGGAGCTTGTTAATCAACTACAGTATTAATCCCCCTAAAAAAACTACAGTATTAATCAAGGGCTACGATTCTGATCCGTGGCTCGTGAATGTTTGTTCTAATCTGAGCGTACATCTCTCTCTAATTGATTCATATGCTTAGCAACGGCGTCTACTAATTGATTCTATGGTCAAGTTTTTCCACGTTTGATGCTTATACTAATCTAGTCTGGCAAAACTTCCCCGTGTTTGTTCATATGCTTGTGAGGGCTGAATTTTTTGTTTCAAGATTTCTTCTTGATTTTTAGAGTTTAATTTGGTGTGATCCGAGGTTGCACGGAGGAGGCAATCGCCTCAAGTTCCCACCATGAGCAGTGGCCACCGTAGTCGCGACGGGTTGCCGGATTGAGGATCTATGGGTAATTCTAATGGTCACATGCGACACACCGCAGACCATCTTCGCGTGCCGCGGCCAGGTCTTTACTGCCTCGGCCGAAGGCGTCCAGCCCATTGCCGTTAGGTAAACAAGGCCCCCACTGTTTCCTCCCCTGCATGCTTCATTGGTGTGTGATATTCGCTTTTCACGCTTGCTCCATTTATTGCGTACAACTATCATAAGCTTTCTGAAAGATGCTATTATGTTTccgcaaaaaggaaaaaaaaagaaagatgCTATTACGGGTCAGGTCCCCGCATTGGAGTTCCATGGGAGCGGGGCCTTGGAGCACATCAGAAGTGTCGTGCCAGGGACAGCTATCCCAGCCTCAAGCTAAAGGTCACACCGGAGCCGACTGGCTACGGCAACTAGGAAAATGACCAGATGTTCGCCATTCACAAGATACTCAAATCCTGGTTGTGCCGTGTTTCTTAATGATACTCAAATCCCGGTTGTGTCGTGTTTCTTAACTCCCACTCCTCTAGCCAACATAATAGAAGCATGAAACTAGGGGTGGCGACGACGAGACACTACTAAATCCTGGGGCGCATCCGATTGGGTTTAATTAAGTAACGCCCAGGTGATGCAAGTCATCCCCTTCgctttgaattcttctttcagATCTAAGGCATACTCGTGTAGCCGACACATATGAAAGAATTCAGGTAAAGGGGCGAACATCACTATGGTCGGACGAAATACCTATGTCAAGTCTGTTCTCACCTCCAAGAGATTCACCGCCTCGTCCCTCTGCATATGAAGATAGGTGTTTTGCTTGACATCACTAAGATCGAGAGAGCTTTCCTGTGGGCTGGAACGAACAAGGTAAATGGAGGAAAATGCAAAGTAAAATGGGAAATTATGTGCAGGCCAAAACGTCCTTGGGTGATCTGGGCATTCTCGACTTGGACAAATTCTCCCGTGCCCAGTGGCGGAGACATGGGAGaccagcagcccccccccccccccccccccggctaacGTCATTCATTTATGCCTAATATGCATGTTAAGAGGTGATGAATTGCTGCTAAAATGATGAATTTTGATGCACCAGCCCTCCCAAACTAGGCTTAACTACACTTGGCCTCCCTCATTCACTTTTCTTGGCTCCGCCACTGCCCGTGCCCTCGGGTTGCGCTAGCCTTGGTGGGGGTGGAAGGACCTAGACCGGACTTGGATCGGGCTAGGTACACCTTGTGATGACAAAGACACGAGCCTGTTCTACAAGGCCACTTTCATCACTATTGGAGACGGGAAGATGACCAAGTTCTGGCCCTCACCGTGGCTAGGTGGGACTAAGCCAAAGGATATTGCACCTTCCATTTTCAGCATCTCTAGGTACATCAATGGCTGCGTCCAAAAAGCTTTGCTAAATGATGATTCAGTTCGTCTCATTAACACTGTCAAGGTCTTGTCAGTGCAACACATCCTTGATTTTGTGGCCCTTTGGGTGAAGCTGGCCTccgttcaactacatgatcacactCCTGATGCTATCACCGGGACGCTCAATATCTCTGGTGTCTACGCCGCCGCCTCGGCATACAGAGCGCAGTTCAACCAGCGGAGCTACATGTAAGGCTGAGGGGGCCGTGGCCCCCCAGTCCAAATGAAATTTTATTTTTACCAGCTAGTAGTGACCCCCTGCAGCTTTCAGCCAATTCACCTTCACATGGATGCACAAGCCTACTTTGACAACATCACACATGTTGTATTCAGTTGTTCAACTGCTTTGCCTCTGTTCCTATTTCCCAACCACGCTCTGTCACGCCTGCTCCCTGCTCCACTCATGAACCACCGGCCTTGCTGCCTATGGACAACCTCGATGTCGACGTTGAGGAGGATTTTGCCTCTGATCCGAGCACGCCGCGGGCAAACAACCTGCCGAGAAGGGAAACAAGGGTGCGCCTGAGGTCATCCTTTCTGCTCTTCATGACTTCCCGGTTGTCGCCGAGTCAACTGCCCAGCTGACACCCCATCGCAGCCGTCCACCCCGCCCCGTATGAATTTAGCTACAGGATTTTATTGAAGTGCCCTGTACTTGCAACTTGAACTACTGGATCCTCCTTGTGCAGCAATGTTGCATGTATGGGTTAAATTAGGGACatcaaaattttgatttttttgtaGTTTCTCTGTATGAGTTTGATTAGTAATTTAACAACCACGTAGTATGCCTATACGTTAGATCCAGTTGAATTTTTTTTGCTGCTTGGACCCCATATTTGTTCTGTTTAGTAGTTGCTAGGGTTGCTTGAATTGGGGCAAACCTAATTTGTTTTGTCTCCCCCCTCCCATACATTCTTGTCAAGCTCCGCCACTCAAAGCACGACCATCACGTCATTGTTCATCGAGACTGACAAGGCGAGAGTTGCAGTGCCGATCGTCAGCACGTCACTGAGGAAGTAGCAGAGCGCCGAGCGCAACCACTTGGCTTCGTCCATGGTGGATCGATCGATCTACTGTCTGAGTTGTTGCGTGTGAAGTTGTTGTGGAGTGACGATGCAGAGGGAGGAGGGTATTTACTCCTGAGCCCCCCGCATTGTCAAATGTTTTTCTTAAACAACTTCCGACTTTAAATTAAATTAATAGAGCCAACTAAAGTTAAAGTTTAGGGACTCGATCTTCGGCATCCAATCACCCTGCATTGGCCGTGTTTCCCTGCCGCGTCACACACCTACCCCTcaggcaaaaatcaaagcagatgATCATCTATCCGAGCCCAAGGCAACGCAGGATTTGTCAAGTTCACGTGACGAAGTCTTCGATCAAGTTTTGGATGGCATAACGGCAGAGCTACATGTAAGGCTGAGggggccgtgcccccccccccccccccccccgcccaaatGAAAATTTATTTTTACTAGCTAGTAGTGACCCCCTACAGCTTTCAGCCAATTCACTTTCACCTGCATGCACAAGCCTACTTTGACAACATCACGCATGTTGTATTCACTTGTTCAACATCAACCATGTATTTTTTGTATTCActtgtcaaaaacgttcttatattatgggacagagggagtagttgctaGGGTTGCTTGAATTGGGGTAAACCTAATTTGTTTTGTCTTTGGGCCCCCCATACATTCTTGTCTAGCTCCGCCACAAAGTTCGACGACCTTGCTCCTACAACTATGAACTCGTTGGTGTGGAAAAACTAGGCCCCTCCTAAATGCAAACTGTTTGCATGGCTGGTGCTTCAATATAGAATTTGGACGGGCTATAGATTGCATCACCGGGGTTGCCCAAGTTTATGGCAATTGTCAACTCTGCAAGACCCAGGGAGAGTCTGTCGAGCACATGCTCTTCGCCTGCTGGTACTCCTTGCGCATGGATTTCGGTCCGGTCCGAGATCCCGCATCTTATCCAGCAGCTCACAATGCTGAGAAGAGGAGGCGACGGCACAAGGCCGGgaagcgggggaggggggggggggtgcaccgaGCGATGTCGTGGCTGGAGAATAGACGGAGTGCACCGGCGGGCTGGAGTAGAGATGGCGTGCGAAGGAAATGATGTAGCAGGAAGAGCATGCGACGGGGAAAGTGACGTGTGTGTATGTGCGGCGAGAGACTGATAGCTTCTCAATGGTTGCTTTTATTAGTTTGTTTTTTATAGCAAAtgctcttctttttagaagaagcAGTTCTTTATACTAGCAAATAAGTATAGGTGTTCCTCTGGTTGCTTAGTGTGGCCtaattagagcatctacaaccgcaaTCAATTGCTTAATTTGGCTCCCCATACGTTCACGGTCAGTGTCCCATTTTGGACCCTTATTTTCCTTGTAAAACAAGAACACTCCTCATATTGTCTTTTTTTGTAGGGTATTATCCTCATATTGTCTGATCATATGCATATGGTTAGtggagagaaagaaagagaaaatcAAGAGAAAATGTGGTCCGTGGTGGGCCAAATCCTACATGGCATGTTTCCCAGACATGTCCGGATATCCTTGTATCCTCCGCAGATATGGATTGGATAtgcactaccggactcgcggcctatgccgacggcccagggccgtcggcataggccatttcccgtcggcatagatctatgcctatggctgccgtcggcatagccccatcggcatagatcacgtcagcgtagtcCTGTCAGACTGTCGGCATAGttttgccgtcggcataggggcctatgccgacggttaccgttcagccgtcggcatagtttagccgtcgacAGTGTTTTTCGCCTGACAGCAACGGACGACGTCGTCAAAAGCGGCGACGAATCACGGGAAGCCACGTGGCATaggtatgccgacggctaagccgtcggcataggtggagTGGCTCCCCATGGTGCCTCCTGGCGGCAGGGCTATGCgaacggctttgccgtaggcatagccctgccacgtggcGTCCTCTGGTGCCTCCTagcggcagggctatgccta
Above is a window of Triticum aestivum cultivar Chinese Spring chromosome 6B, IWGSC CS RefSeq v2.1, whole genome shotgun sequence DNA encoding:
- the LOC123138143 gene encoding mRNA cap guanine-N7 methyltransferase 1, with the protein product MNKRPREDEPSSSLASAQKRQFGAGGGYGEQGYSEERISAQRVADHYSARSNQTLEERENSPIIHLKKLNNWIKSVLVQLYARPGDCVLDLACGKGGDLIKWDKAKVGYYVGVDIAEGSIKDCMTRYNGDSDQQRRKKFSFPARLICADCYETRLDEYLCEDAPFDICSCQFAMHYSWSTEARARQALANISALLRPGGTFIGTMPDANVIIKRLRESEGMEFGNSVYCITFGEEYTEKKFPASRPFGIKYKFHLEDAVDCPEWVVPFHLFKLLAEEFDLELVLMKNFHEFVHEYVQRPEFADLMRRLGPLGDGRSGQSTLSQDEWEASYLYLAFVLRKRGPPPSQRRANNPNRGKTFLAEEDIEFLSI